The following DNA comes from Novosphingobium sp. THN1.
CGGACCGGAAACCTGGGCGAAAATGTTCGCAATGAACGCGACGACCTGCGTGACTATGACCAAGGCCGCGCTGCCGACGCTTACAGCGACGCCGGGCGCGGCGATCGTCAATATCGGTGCGGGCAGCGCGCTGGTGGCGGGCAGCGGGATGGGGGCTTATGCCGCCTCCAAGCAAGCCGTTCACAAGCTGACCGAGAGTCTTGCTGCTGAGCTCGCCGGCACTGACTGCACGGTCAATGCCGTACTGCCGAGCATCATCGACACGCCGACCAACCGGGCCGACATGCCCGATGCCGACTTCTCGCAGTGGGTGCAGCCTGCATCTCTCGCCAAGGTGATCGTCTTCCTAGCATCGCCCGAAGCGCGGAACCTGAGCGGCGCGTTGATTCCGGTATCGCGCGGGGGTGAACCTACACGCCCTGCAGGAGCGCGCGCGCTGCTTCCGCGCCATCGAGCAGGGCGTTTTCGCGGCGCACCGCACGCCAGCCTTGTGGAGTGCGCCGGAAAGTCCAGCGGTTGGCCGAAACACGGTGGACGACAAAGCTGCCCGCTTCGTGGCGCAGCACCAACGAATGACAGCGCGCAGTGGCGGCATCGCCTGCGACAGTGACAACAGCAGGGCCAAGGATGTGCGCGCAGCCATCGGCCATGAGCTGGCGGTGGACCGGGCCATCGATCAGTGCGGCGATCTCCGAGTGTCCTCTGGCCGTGGCAAAACCGGTGACGACATATTCGCCGTCCTCGGTCCACAGTTCGGCAAGGGCACGGGCATCGCCACAATCTGCAAGTGGCCCATATCGCGCAATAAGCTCACGCACAGCTTCGCGATCTTCAAGAGCGGTGAGGCGGGCGGATAGATCAGGAACTTCCGTCATTGGTTCGGGCGCTTTCAGGCGAAGGGGGTCAGGCCGCCGAGCACCTCGCGAACAAGGTCACCCTGTCCGCGCGTACCCGTCTTGGCATAGATGCGCTTGGAATAGTTCCGTGCGGTCTCGTCGGTCAGGCGCAGGGCACGCCCTGCTTCAATGATCGTCTCGCCACGGCTCAGCTTCTCGGCAAGCGCGGCTTCCCGGTCCGAAAGTCCGTGTAATTCGCGCAGGATGCGGGTCCCCGCGCGCTCGTCTTCACGCACGGCCAGACGCAGCGTTCCGATCACGGCGGGGCGGGCGTGCGGTTCGGGCAGGACAAGGTCGCATTTGCGCAGGAGCATGTGCAGGTCACGCGCCGAATCGAGCAGGACCGCGGTCGCTTCGATGCTACCTTCGGCGATTGCGCTGCAGGCCTTTTCAAGCGCGCCGGCAGCAGCGGGCAGAAGCTGCAGCCGGCGTCCGCCGCGGGGATCCGGGGCAGGGGCGAAAGTCAGTATCCGCTCCGCTTGCGGGTCGGTTGCCATGACCCGCCCCCGGCATCGAAAGCGAGCTGACCCGCGCCAAGCCGGGCGAGGGCGGCTTGTGCCATCGCGGTCTGCAGGCGCTGTTCGGCAAGCGCGGCAAGCGTGCGCAGCGAGGCGGCAAGGTGTGGGCCGATCGCCGCAAGGGTCGATACGGCAGCAGAGCTGAAATCCTCACGCTCGCGCACCAGCAGCAGCCAGGCGTCGGCCGCGCCGCCCGCGCTCACGCGGAGCCAGCGGCCATAGCGGATGCCCATTTCCGCCAGCGCGCCGCGCTGCAGGGCAAGGCGCGTGGGGTTGTCGAAATCCAACATCTCGTCGATGGCGTAGACGCGGCCTGGCCGCAGTTGACCATATGGGTGCAGGCCTAGTGCGTTGATGCGGCGGAAGTCGAGCTGCGGTTCGCGCACAGCGCGCGGCGCAGTAACGTGGATGACAGTGGGTTCCTGCGACGGCATGGCATTAGCCAGGGTAATGATGAGAAACGCGCGGCGGGCATAGGTGCGCGCGACGAGGTTGCGCATGAAGGCACCCCACGGCGGCGTCTGGTGCACACCTTCGACAAGCGGCAGGAAAAGCTCCTGCTGATCCGTATGCGTAAAGGCCACCGTTTCCTCCCATATGGGAGCTTTGGTTTACGGGCGATGGTCTGAATTGCAAGCCGAGCCTGAGGGAGCCTCTCCGAATGACCGATGCCGTGACCGCTGCGCCTGCGATGACCGATGCCGAACTTGCCGCCCATCTTGCTGAAGTGGCGGGCAAGCTGCTGCTGACGGTGCGCGAAAGCGGTATGCTGAGCCTCAAGCAGCTGGGCAAGGCGGGTGACGCCACGGCCAACCAGTTCCTCGTTCACGCCTTGCGCGAACAGCGGCCGGAAGACGGCCTGCTTTCGGAAGAGGAAAAGGACAATCTCGACCGGCTGCAGTTCTCGCGCACTTGGATCGTCGACCCGGTCGATGGCACGCGCGAATATGGCGAGGCGCGAACTGACTGGGCGGTCCATGTCGGCCTGGCTATCGACGGTGTGGCAACGATTGGCGCGGTGGCACTGCCCGGCGCCGGCATTGTGCTGCGCACCGATCAACCGCGCCAGATTCCCCCGGCGCCCGAGCGTCTGCGCATGGTCGTCAGCCGCACGCGCCCGGCGCATGAAGCAGTGGCCGTGGCCGAAGCGATCGGGGCCGAACTTGTGCCGATGGGCAGCGCCGGGGCCAAGGCGATGGCCGTGATCTTGGGCGATGCCGACATCTACCTCCACTCCGGCGGTCAGTTTGAATGGGATAGCTGTGCGCCGGTTGCGGTGGCGCTGGCGCACGGCCTGCATTGCAGCCGCATCGACGGTAGTTCGCTGGTTTACAACCAGGCCGACACCTACATGCCCGACCTGCTGATCTGCCGGAAGGAACATGCCGAAATGGTGCTATCGCGCATAAAGGCTGTGCAGCCGGCTTGAACGGCAATTGCCAGCGTTACAAATAGAAGGCAGGTAATCCCCTCAATTTCAGGGGGTTTGCGTGCGCAATAGATTCGCGCTGTTCGTTGTCGGTCTTCTTGCCACTACTGCTCCGGCACTTGCTGGAGACAATGTCCTCTACGGCCCTGCTCCCAAATGGGCCGACGTGCGCGATTCGGCAAGGATTGACACCGCAGCAAGCACCCCGATCGCTCTGCTGGACGTGCAACAGCGGATCGAGGGCGAAACGCTGCGGGTCTATGTTGACCAGGCCTTCAAGCTGGGTAGCCCGGAATCGCTGACGCAGAGCGGCACGAGTTCTGCCGTTTGGATGCCTGACAAGGGCGATCTGACGGTCCACCGCGTCGAGATCCTGCGTGCGGGCAAGGTGGTTGACGTGCTCAAGGGCGGCGCGCGCTATCAGGTGTTGCGGCGCGAACGCGGGCTGGAACAGCGCCAGATCGACGGCATGCTGACCGCGACCCTCGCCATTCCCGGCCTGCAAGTCGGGGACGTGCTGCGCATTGCCTACAGCCAGACCATGCGCGACAAGGCGCTGCAGGGGAAAGTGCAGATCGACAGCGGACTGTTGACCCTGCCATTGGAGGCTGGTTTTGCGCGCACCAGCGTCTCCTGGCCCGAAGGACTTGCCGTAAAATGGCAGGCAGGCCCTTCGGCGGGCAGTCCAACCGAGAGCATCAAGGACGGCTGGCACACTGTGAACGTTGCGCTGCCCTTGGCAAAGCGCGAGGAAATGCCGCAAGGCGCGCCATCGCGCTTTTCCCGGACGCCCACGCTGGAAGCCACCACGTTCGGCAGCTGGGAAGAAGTCTCGAGGGTGTTCGCACCGCTCTATTCCACGAAGGACGCGATCGCTGCGGGAAGCCCGCTCGCAGCAGAAGTGGCGAAGATCGAGAAGCAGAGCCCTGACCCGCTGACCCGCGCTGCCTTGGCCACGCGGCTGGTGCAGGATCAGGTGAGTTACCTGCTGAACGGCATGGCGGGCGGGAACTACGTGCCACAGGCCCCGTCGCTGACCTGGACTTCGCGCTACGGCGATTGCAAGGCCAAATCCCTGCTGCTGCTGTCGTTGCTGGAAGCCTTGGGCATCAAGGCCGAGGTCGTCGCCGTGAACAGCCAGACCGGCGATGCCGTGCCGGATTCACTGCCGATGCCGGCGGCATTCGATCATGTCATCGTGCGGGCCGAAATCGCCGGGACGACCTATTGGCTCGACGGCACGGCAACCGGCACGCGGCTGCAGACGCTGGCCGACGTCCCGCCGTTCCGTCATGCGCTGCCGATCCGGGCGGAAGGCGCGCCGCTCATGGCGATGGAACCGCGCGTGCCCCAAGCTGCGATGGCTTCGGTCAAGCTGACGATCGATCAGCGCGCCGGGGTTGAGATGCCGGCACTGATCTCGGCGACGTCCACTTTCGCCGGGATGCTGGGCAGCAACCTTGGTGCGGCGTTCGGACAGGCCAGCGAAGAACAGAAAAAGCAGATGATCAAATCCATCGGGGATTCGATCTTCAAGGATCTGACCGATGATGGCGGCATCATCACCGGAGGAACAACCGCGTTTGACAGCGAAACCGGAACGGCGACCGTAACGATCGAAGGCATGGTCGTTTCCCTGTTTCAGGACCGTGACGGCACCAAGCGCATGGATATGCGTGGCCTGGGCAGTGCCAGCGCCGCGTTCGATTACGACCGCAGCCGGGCAAACTGGAAAGCGATTCCAGTGAACCTTGGCCGCGCCGAACGGGTGCGCGAGGAAATGGAAGTTCTGCTTCCGGCTGACGAGCCGGGCTTCAAGTTGGGCGGGAAAGCCGACTACGAGGCAACATTCGCTGGCACGACCGTTACCCGCAAGGGCGCGCTCGAAGGCCAGCGCTTCAGCGTCAGCGAAGAGCGCGCGTCGCTTGGTGGTGAACTGCCTGCGGCGGAAATCCCTGTCGAGAAGGCAAAGGCACTGCGCCTGCGCAACACGGTCCCCTTCCTTGTTGCCCCCACCACCGCAGCACGCGCATGGCGTTATCAGCAGCCTTCGCTCAAGGCGCGCATTGCGCCGATTGAGGCGGCCTATGAAAAGGCGCTGGCGCGGGAAACCGGGGATGCACAAAGCGACCCCCTGGCGCGCCGCGCCGATCTGCGGGAATCGGTTTATGATCTGGCGGGCGCGCTGTCCGATTGGGACAAGGTCATTGCGATGACGCCCGATGCCTGGACCTTTGGCAGGCGGGCCTTCACCAACCGGCAGATGGGGCGTTGGACCGATGCGATCGCGGATCACCGCGAGGCATTGAAGCTGGCGCCGTCGGTGTCCAATGCCATCTCGCTGGCAGGGGCGCTTGGGCGTGAAGGCAAGACCGACGAAGCCCTGGCCCTGTTGACCGAATACGACGACATGGGTGACGAACATACCGGCGTCGTCCTGACCCGTGCAGACATCCTTGCCTATGCAGGGAAGGGTGCCGATGGTCTGAAAGAGGTCGACGCGCTGATCGAGGAAAAGCCGGGAGACACGTCGCTGCTCAATGCGGCGTGCTGGTATCGGGCGCGCTTCCGGGTGGATCCCGACCGCACGATCGAGGTGTGCAACCAGGCGGTAGAGCGCGCATCCAATGCTGCCGCGGTGCTGGACAGCCGGGCACTGGCCTGGGTGGCGCAAGGCAATCTGCAGAACGCGCTGGCCGACGTCGAATCCGCTCTGAAGATCTCGCCGTCGCAACTGGCGTCGCTCTATCTCAGGGCGTGGATCGGCAATGCCATGGGCAAGCCCGAAGCGAAGGCCGACCTTGCCTACTTCCGCAAGGTCACGCCCGGTCTGGTGCAGGATTACGCGCGCTACGGATTGAAGTAACGCGCAAGTCCACGCCAGTGCCGCGCCATGCTGACGCGGCACTGGCGTGCCTGCCCTTCTCGATGAAGACGGAACTGCCGCTGCGTGGCGCGGCGCGTCCTCGCGCATTCACCGGGGATAAGCCGGCAATGCAAAGATGCGGGCTTTGCGCAACACTCTCCATGCAATGCGACGCATTCATCCGATATAATGAGTTTGCAGTTGCTATCCTCGCTGCATATGCGTAGCTTAAGTCCGAATTGATTGCGCGAAAGCGCATCGGAAAGTATCCTGGAGAGGGAGAGGACATCGTGAGGAAACTGCTCGCCGCTACGGCATTGAGCTCGCTCGCCTTTGTTGCAGCACCGGCATTCGCGCAAGATTTGCCGCAGGATTCCGCGCAAGACACTTCTGCCGAAAATACCTCGGGTATCGGCGAGATCGTCGTCACTGCGCAGAAGCGGGCCGAGAACATCCAGAACGTGCCGATCGCCATCTCGGCGGTGAGCAGCCAGTTTCTCGAGACGCGCGGGATCACCTCGATCGATAGCCTCGGCTCGATCGCGCCGAACGTGAAGTTCGAACGTGCGCCATCGAACAAGACGATTTCGCAGATCGCCATCCGCGGCTCGGTGACGATCAACCCGGCCGTGACCTGGGAACCTGCCGTCGGCCTCTACCTGGGCGGCGTTTACATCGCCAAGGCGCAAGGCTCGATCTTCGACGTTGCCGACCTGGAGCGCGTCGAAATCCTGCGCGGTCCGCAGGGCACGCTTTATGGCCGCAACGCGCTGGCCGGTGCCGTCAATCTCGTGCCCAAGGCGCCGAGCGGCGAACTGGGGGTCAAGGGCGAGCTGACCTATGGAAACTACGACTACTGGAAGGGCCGCGCCGTCATCGACCTTCCGGCAATGGGGCCGTTCTCGCTCAAGCTTTCGGGCCAAATCCAGAAGCGTGACGGCTTCATCAGGCTGACGCCCAACCCTTATCCGCAGGCGGTTGCCGCTGGCCCGGCACGGACGGGCCGCACCAACGATCTCGACGGCAAGAGCGGCATGGTCCAGCTGCGCTTCAAGCCTGAAGGCAGCAACTTCACCGCCGACTACATGTTCGACTATTCGAAGTTCGACCAGCGCCCGGACTATGCGCAGCTTGTCCGCGTCAACCGCAATGGCCGGCCCGAGGACATCTTCGATCCCAACTCACCAGGCTATGCCTTCGGCGGCGCGTTCTTCCCGCTGAACCTCTATGACCGGGCCGACCGCCAATCGACCGCGTCGCTCGATGCCAATCCGCTATACGAACGTTCGCGCACTTACGGTCACGCGCTGACCCTTGCGCTCGATCTCGGCGGAGCGACGGTCAAGTCGATCACCGCTTATCGCAACCTCAAGTGGGCAGACTCGCTTGACCTCGATGGTTCGCCCCTGCCGGTGGCGCTGACCCAGCGTGATACCAGCTTCCACAGCTGGAGCCAGGAACTGCAGGTGTCCGGACAGACGCTGAGTGACAAACTCAAGTACGTGGCGGGCGTATTCTATTACAAGGAAAAGGCCGAAACGCTTGGGCCGCAAAGCTTCTTCGGCGGCGGTGCGTCCTACCAGTCCGACTACGGATCGAACACCGAGGCGTTCGCCGTGTTCGCGCAGGTCGATTACGACATCACTGATGCCCTCAAGCTGACCCTGGGCGGCCGCTACACGCACGAGAAGAAGGACGTGCGCCGCTTCCTGCGGGTGAACTTCGACGCAGCGAACAACATTTTCGCGCCGACCGTGGTGGCAAACATCCCCTATGGCGGCGTCCCTGATGCCACCTTCAACAGGTTCAATCCGGCAATCACGCTGGCCTATCAGGCTAACGAGAACATCAACCTTTACGCTCGCTTCGCACAAGGGTTCAAGTCAGGCGGCTTCAACGGCGAGACCAACGATTTCCGCGCGCCGACCGCAGCCTGCCCCACCGGCGCGATCGAACTGTGCAATCCCTATCGCCCGGAAACGGTCGACAGCTACGAAGTCGGCATCAAGACCAAGCTGGCCGACGGCAAGGTGATCTTCAACGTCGCCGGCTTCTGGGACGAGCACAAGGACATCCAGCTTTCGGTGTTCACGGCAAATGGCGCGGCTGCATCCGTCGTCAAGAACGCGGCGGCCGCACGCATCCGTGGCCTCGAGATCGAAACAGTGATCCGCCCGGTCGACGTGCTGACGATCAATGGATCGCTCGCTTTCCTCGATCCCAAGTACAAGAGCTACATCGAGGCCGTGAACGGCGTTGACACCAACGTCGCCAACAACCGCGCCTTCCCACACACACCCAAGACCACGGCAGCCGCCGGCGTCGATCTTCGCGTGGCGCAGGGAGACTGGGGCCGTTTGAACGTCAATGGCGATATCAATTACGTCTCCGGCTATTACACCTTCCCCTATGCACTGGTGACGCCGAATGCCTCGGCGCAGAACGCCAACAACACCCGCTCGAAGGGCCGCACGATCGTCAATCTGCGCGCCGCGGTTTCGGAAGTGCCGCTGGGTGGGGCGAAGGCCGAACTGGCGCTTTGGGTCAAGAACCTGACCAAGGAGAGGGATCCCTCCAACTTCATCGACTTCGGCCCGGGTTTCGGCGGCCTCACAGTCGGATACTTCCCCGATCCGCGCACTTACGGCCTGACGCTGGGAGTGAAGTTCTGATGCTCTTCGCCGGGAAAAAGGCGCTGGTGACAGGCGCGGCCTCAGGCATAGGTCGCGCCACGGCCATCCGCTTCGCCGCCGAGGGTGCATCGCTCACCATCGGTGACCGCAACATTGCCGGGCTTGAGGACACGGCAGGGATGATTGCCGCCGCTGGCCACACTGCGCCGGTGGTGCAAGCCTATGACGCTACAGACTATGCCTCATGCCGCGCGCTGGTGGACACTGCCGCACGCGACGGGCTCGACATCGTCTGCAACATCGCCGGACTGCTGAAGTGGGGGCGCTCCGAAACCTTCGCTGCCGAGGACTTCGACCTGCTAATGCACGTCAACGCCACCAGCGTTTTCGTGATTTGCCAGGCGGCGATGCCGCATCTGCTCAAGTCGAAGGGCAACATCGTAAACACCGCGTCGACCGCAGCGCTGCAGGGCCAGCCCTACAATGCGGCCTATTCGGCCTCAAAGCACGCGGTGGCAGCGATCACCAAGGGCCTCGCAATCGAATACGCGTCCGCGGGTGTGCGCATCAATGCGATCTGCCCCGGGCACGTGATCACGCCAATGACCGAGAACACGCCTCCGCCCGAAGGCGTGGACTGGGCGCTGATGATGCGCAACGCGCCCAAGTTGCTCGATGGCTCGTGCGCGCCGGAAGACATCGCGGAAATGTTCGCGTTCCTTGCCAGCGACAAGGCGCGCAAGATCACCGGATCGCTCTTCACTGTGGACGGCGGACAACTGGCAGGATGACAGCATGACAGACCTTTCCGCCCAAGCCAGCAATCTGAGCCACGTCTGGCGCAGGTTCTGCAGCGAACTGGCCGAGGCGGGGGAGGTTCTGGCACGTCCGTCGAGCCCGACCAGCGCACTCGATCAAGCCGAGGGTCTGCGGTATCTCAGCCGTCTGGCGCGCACCGCGCTCAACATGCTGGTCGACAGCGCGGACCCGGATTTTCCGCGCCTGTTCCTGTTGTGCGACGACAAGATCAAGATCGGCGCCGACAACCCCGACAACCTCTACCAGCAGTGCGTGGTGCGGGGCGATCGTACCTATCGCATCACCGGCAAGCGCAATACGGTCCCCTACTTCTCGATCGGCAGCAAGGCCAACCGCTATGCCATCGACGGGACGATGGCTTCGACTGGCGAGATCGAATTCGCGCAGATGGAGTTCGGGCCTGACGGCACCTTCGAGATCGTGGTCAGCCGCGATCCGCAGCCGGGCAACTGGCTGCCGATGGCAGACGACACCACCTTGCTGATCGTGCGCCAGACCTTTGACGACAAGCAGACGCAGACCCCTGCCAACATCAAGGTGGAGCGGATCAGTGATGGTCCGACAGCGCCCGCGCTGCTCACGCCCGAATTGATCGAACAGCAACTCATGGCCTCTGCCGCATGGGCGCGGGGCACGGCCAATACCTTCGCCAACTGGTCGGAATGGTTCAAGGCGCATCCCAACCAGTTCTACGATGCGCCGCAGGAGATCTTCTGGAAGGCGGGCGGCGATCCCAATATCTGGTACGGCCACTTCTACTTCGACCTGCAGCCGGGCGAGGCGCTGGTGATCGAAACTCCCGTGCCCGATTGCCGGATGTGGAACGTCCAGATCGACAACTGGTGGATGGAATCGCTCGATCACGTGCACCAGAAGGTGTGGCTCAACAATTCGATGGCCAGGCTGGAGGCGGACGGCAGCGTCGTGGTGGTCTGTGCCGAGCGCGATCCAGGCTTTGGCAACTGGGTCGATCTAGCTGGGCACCGATCAGGCACCGGCCTGTGGCGCTGGTTCAACGCGGCCGACAATGTCGTGCCCAGAATGCGCGTGGTAAAGCTTTGACAGTCTTGCCGGACGTTACGGAAAGGCCCATCTGAACGGCCAGACCACCCCGGGAACGAGCCTTGACCGAAACGACTGAACGTCTGCCGACCTTCTTCCTCAACCATGGCGGTGGACCTTGGCCGTGGATGGATGGCCCTATGCGCCGGGGCTATGATCAGCTTGAGGCTTCGCTTCAGGCCATTATTCCCTCGCTCGGCGCCATGCCCAAGGCAATTCTCGTCGTCTCGGCACATTGGGAAGAGGCGGTGCCGCACGTCTCGACCAGCGCCGCACCGCCGATGCTCTACGATTACTACGGCTTTCCAGAGCACACATACCACATCCGCTATGCCGCGCCGGGCAGCCCGGAACTGGCGGCGCGGGTGCAGGATCTGCTTCTGGCGGGCGGCATGGACTGTCGCGAGGACGGCGAGCGGGGCTTTGACCATGGCACCTTTTCGATGATGCAGCCTATCCGGCCCGAGGCTGACATTCCGATTGTCCAGCTTTCGGTCCTCACCAGCTTTGACGCTGCCGAACACATCGCGATGGGCCGCATCCTTGCCCCCCTGCGCGAAGAGGGGGTGCTCGTGCTGGGGTCCGGTCTGTCATATCACAACCTGCGCGCTTTCGGAGCGCAGGGGAGAGCGGCGTCACATGCCTTCGATCGCTGGTTGCGCGAAAGCCTTGTGGGCTTCGAGGGCAATCAGGGAGCAAGAGCGCTGGAGCGGTGGATGGATGCGCCTGCAGCCATGCAGGCTCATCCGCGGCCTGAGCACCTGCTACCGCTTATGGTCATCGCCGGATCGGCCGAGGTAGATTCTTGCAGCGTCCAGTTTCATCAGGACGACTTCTTCGGTGGCCTTGCCGTGACCAGTTTCCGGTTTGGCTAGAGCGTTTTCGAACCGGATGGAATCATCTGGTGGCTCGGAAGACGCGGTAAGACAGGAGTCCGGAGTGTTCAAAGCCCCGGCAGCCCGACGAAGGCGGCCCACGCCAATAGTGGTCCGACGCCGACGACGATCGCTGCATAGACCAACAGCTTGCGCAGAATGGCAGGGCGATCCTCTTCGGATGCGTTCCCGACGATCAGCGCGCCATTCGTAGAAAAGGGAGAAGTGTCGACAATAGTGTTGGCAATGCAGATAGCTGCAACAACGGGCATCACGGTAATGTGCCCGCCCGCCAGAATGGGCAGGCTGAGCGGAATGATGACCCCCAGCAGTGCTGTAGACGACGCAAAGGCCGAGACCACTCCCGCAAGATAGCACAGCAGGAGAACAGCAAGGCTGGCTGATCCGACCTGTCCGATCATGACGCTGATCGCATCGAGCGTGCCGAGACGGTCAAGCAGGGTCACGTAAATCACAATTCCCGAAATCAGCAGGATAGTGGACCAGTCAACCTGTTTGAGCGCGCCCTGCTGCGTGCTCGGGGCAACCATCGCGAGCGCGAGGATGACCATGAGCGCCATGAAGCCGATCTCGACCTTGAACAGCAGTGCGCCGATGGCGAGGGCCAGTAGGCCGACTAGCGTCCAGGCCCCGTCACGATCAAGCGCTGGCACATCGACATCGCCCTCATGGTTCGTGCCTGCCACCGCCTCGCGCCGGGCATAGAACAGCCAGACCATGAGGGCGATGGCGGCATTGAAGGCCGCGCTGGCGATGAACAAATACTGCGGATCAGGCTCGATCCCGCTGCCGGTGAGCACCTTTGCGGCGATGCCGCCATAGATCGAGATGGGCGAGAAGCTTCCTGCCTGAGCGCCATGGACGACGAGCAGGCCCATCATAAGCGGTGAAAAGCCGTGGCTGCGCGAAAAGCGCATGGCGATCGGAGCGACAATGGCAACCGCAGCCGGCCCGACCGCGCCAAGCGCTGTCAGCACGCCGGCAACGAGGAACACCAGCAGCGGCAACAGCGCAGTATGGCCGCCGAGCATGCCGGCTGCGCGCGCCACAAGCCAGTCTATCGCGCCATTCCGGCTGGCGATTCCGAACAGATAAGTGATGCCGAGCAGGGTCAGGAACAGGTCAGCCGGAAAGCCCGCCAGCACCTCTTTCACCGGAAGTCCGGCACCGAACACGCCCAGCGCCAAGGCAGCGGCAAAGCCGATCAGCCCCATGTTCACCGGCAACCACACTGCCGCCACGAAGATCGCGACCAGAATCGCGATCGACAGGATCAACATCGTCTCTTCCCCTCCCGCACGCTCGCGCTAGTTGGCGAAGAGTGCGACATGTTCCTGTCTTAGCAGTGCCTTCTGCACCTTGCCCATGGTATTGCGTGGCAGTTCATCGACAAACACGACCGCGCGTGGCTGCTTGAAGCGGGCCAGCCTATCGGCCAGTGCAGCAATCACCGCATCGGCATCAAGCGCCGGATCGCTCGCCTTGACCACCGCGACCACGGCCTCGCCCATATCGACATGGGGCACGCCGATCACCGCACTTTCGGCAATCCCGGGGATCTCGTCCAGAGCGGCTTCGACTTCCGCCGGGTAGATATTGAAGCCGCCCGCGATGATCAGATCCTTGGCGCGGCCCACGATGTGCACATAGCCTTCCGAGTCGATGTAGCCGAGGTCGCCGGTGATGAAGTAGCCATCGTTACGGAATTCCTCGGCCGTCTTCTCCGGCATTTGCCAATAGCCGCGAAAGACGTTGGGACCCTTGACCTCGATTACGCCAATTTCGCCCTGCGGCAATGCGCCTCCGCTTTCGGGCTGGGCGATGCGCAAGCT
Coding sequences within:
- a CDS encoding class III extradiol ring-cleavage dioxygenase, whose protein sequence is MTETTERLPTFFLNHGGGPWPWMDGPMRRGYDQLEASLQAIIPSLGAMPKAILVVSAHWEEAVPHVSTSAAPPMLYDYYGFPEHTYHIRYAAPGSPELAARVQDLLLAGGMDCREDGERGFDHGTFSMMQPIRPEADIPIVQLSVLTSFDAAEHIAMGRILAPLREEGVLVLGSGLSYHNLRAFGAQGRAASHAFDRWLRESLVGFEGNQGARALERWMDAPAAMQAHPRPEHLLPLMVIAGSAEVDSCSVQFHQDDFFGGLAVTSFRFG
- a CDS encoding SLC13 family permease; the protein is MLILSIAILVAIFVAAVWLPVNMGLIGFAAALALGVFGAGLPVKEVLAGFPADLFLTLLGITYLFGIASRNGAIDWLVARAAGMLGGHTALLPLLVFLVAGVLTALGAVGPAAVAIVAPIAMRFSRSHGFSPLMMGLLVVHGAQAGSFSPISIYGGIAAKVLTGSGIEPDPQYLFIASAAFNAAIALMVWLFYARREAVAGTNHEGDVDVPALDRDGAWTLVGLLALAIGALLFKVEIGFMALMVILALAMVAPSTQQGALKQVDWSTILLISGIVIYVTLLDRLGTLDAISVMIGQVGSASLAVLLLCYLAGVVSAFASSTALLGVIIPLSLPILAGGHITVMPVVAAICIANTIVDTSPFSTNGALIVGNASEEDRPAILRKLLVYAAIVVGVGPLLAWAAFVGLPGL